The region TGCTCTCCGCTGCCGCAGCCGGCAAAGTAGTCCTCGACCACTGCCGTGGCCGCTCCTCGTGGACCCGCGCCGGACAAACGGCCGAACTCGCCGTCCGGGAACACATCGGTGAATACCTGATCGACGCCCTGCGCGTCACCGGCGAGCAAGCCGGCCAAGTGCTGATCACCCACCAAGACGGCCGAAGCTGGCAGGTGACGGTGCAAGAACGCGAACTCGACCCGGCCCGCCCCAACAGCTGCGGCAAGGCAGCGGTCCGCCCGACCGCCTACACCGCCGACGCCATCACTGGCCGACCAGCACCCGGCCGGCCGCTGAACCCAGCTCGGTAGGCGTGGCCGCGGTAACGATGCCATCGGCCGGGGCCGACCCCGGCGACGCGGGCGGGCCCGGCACCCACAGCGACACGCCCACCAGGAAAGCCACGACGGCGCTCAGCACCGCACACACCACCGCAGCAGGCAGCTGAACGCGGCACCCGACCAGACTCCAATCGCGCACGAAAACGAAATCGGCCCCCTCCGGCCGACCGTTACCAACGCGTCCCAACACTGCGCCGGATGTCACCGGGCCCACGGCGTCCACGGGCAAAAGAAAACCGGCCACCCACCAATGGCGAGCGGCCGGCCGCGACGTCGGGGTGGCGGGATTTGAACCCACGACCCCTCGCACCCAAAGCGAGTGCGCTACCAAACTGCGCCACACCCCGTCCGACGTGCGACGCACCCGGAAACCCGGGTGCGTTGCGAAGAGCTTATCGCGACCCGCTAAGCTGTGGCACGCAAGGTCGCCTAACCCGACGAGGACAGGCGAAACCCGCACGCGGGCGTAGCTCAATGGTAGAGCCCCAGTCTTCCAAACTGGCTACGCGGGTTCGATTCCCGTCGCCCGCTCCGAGTTGGACTTAGTGTGTTGCGGCTTTGCCGCTAACCTTTACCCTCCGCCATTGCCGTGGGGGGCCGAGCCCCCCACACCCCCACGGTGCCGTGGCCACCTCTCGACGGGCTCCTCACGAATCACCGCGTTCCCGGCCTGGGTTTGCGACCAGCCAACCCGACTCCGGCTTTGCCCCAACCTTCACACACCCCCACAGTGCGGTCGCCACCTCTCGACGGGCTCCTCACGAGTCGTGAGCGTTCCCTGCCTGGGTTTGCGACCAGCCAATCCACTCCGGCATTGCCTTCACTCTCGGAGCGTTTCTGGACTGGGTTTTGACCGGCCCTTGCGTTTCGTTGTCTTGTGCCGCTTCGCGGCCGTTGGTCCATCTTCGCGACAGCATGTCGCTTCCGGCATCGGCTCGACGTGACGGGCCGTTGGCCATACCTCAGGAACGCGCTGCAGTTCGCCTGTTACTTCAGGACGTCGCCGCACGAGCGGCGCGGCGCCACCCGCGCTTGGTTTTCGGCCGGATCGACCACCTCGGCGGCGGCGCGCTGGAGAGCCTCAAGTTGCCCCGGGCGGAGGATTTCGCGGCGCACCCACGCCGTCTTGGCGTTGAGCGTGGTGATCTCGGCGTAGTCGGCGGCCATCCGCGGATCGTCCGGTAGCCCGGTGCGGATGGACCAGTTGCCGTGGCTGGTGATGAACGTCGGCCGCACCGTGCCGAACACATGATCACGCAGGCCGGGCATGTCCTTCGCGCGCCAGTAGCGGGCCATCCGTGGGTCGGCCAACCCAACCAAGTCGACAACCTGCAACCGGCTGGTGAGGGCGGCCCCGCCGATGTCCGGGGCCAAAACCGTGCCGCCGGGCAGGCCGAGGGTGTCGGCGTAGACGTTGAAGTCCCGGCCCGGATGCTGCACGACCACACACAGCGGCACCGTGGGGTCGGCCCGGAACACGCGGGCCTGCTCAGCGAGCACTGCCGCCGACAGGACCGCCGACAGCACAGCTACCAGAGTGAGGGTGATACGGCCGCGGACAGCGAGCCGGGGCAGCAGGTGGGCTGCGGCGAGCGTGCCGACGAGCGCGCCGAGCGGCCACACCGGGGTGGCGAACCGGTACTGCTCCATCCAGTCCTCAGTGAGTACCGCGAACGCGGCCAGGGCCAGCCCAAGCGGGACCAGCAGCAGGATCAGACCACGACGCAGCCGCGAGGGACGCGCCAGCGCCGCACCCACGCACACAGCCGCGAGCAGCACGGTCAGCCACCCGAGATAGGCGACCAATTCCCCGGGGCGGGCCAGATCAGCCGGGGCCGGGACGGCTTGGGATTTCGCGAGCGCGGTGTTCGGCAGGTAGGCCCCGAACGTGGCCAGCCGGTAGGCCAGGTACGCCCCGACCGGAACCGCGAACGCCACCACATTGACCGCCGCCGCTGTGATCGCGCGGGCGAACGCCTCCTGGCGCAGCAGCACCAGCACGGCGATCGGGTACGCCCCCGCATAGACCAGCCCATCCGGGCGGGTGAGCGCGGCCACGGCGGCCAGCAGCCCACACCCCACCGCCGTCGGCGTCGCCAACAACCGGCCCACCGTCTCGGCCCGCACCAGAACCACGCCGACCCCGACCACGGTGACCGCCAGCAGCGGGTTTTCCATCCCGGAGAAACACCAGATCACAAACGACGGCACCAGCGCGGTCACCGTCCCGGCAACGAGCGTGACCAGCACCGGCCGGGCCGAAAGCGCCCGGGCGATGACGTAGAACCCGGCGAACACCCCGGCCACGCACGCCAACGCGACGACCTTGGGGAACGCCACCCAGTCGGGCACCCCGAACCAGGCGCCGTGATCGAACAATCCCAACCAGCGGCCCACCACCAGGACCGCCAACCACGCCGGGTTCGAGTAGCCCTCCACGGCCTCGACGCCTGCCTGCAAAACCGGGCCGGCGCCGGTGGCGACCGAACGGGCGTAGGCGAAGGTGATCGCCGCGTCGTCGACGATCCACCGCCCGTAGGCAATCGCGTGCAGCCCGGTGAGCCCGGTCGGGACGGTGACGGCGGCGAACGGGCCGAGCCAAGCGGCCCGGCCGGATGGTCCGTCGGAGATGTCGTCGTCCACCGCGTGCGTCATCACCCGAAACCTCTCCGTGATCGACTGTGGACTGAACGTAGCGGAATACGAGGCGACGGGCTCGGGACAGGCAGGCCCGCCAACTGAAAGGGGGTCGGTGGCGTTGTGAACGTTGTCGGTTTTGGATGGATTTTCTCGGGATCGGCGGAATAAAAAGGCTTTGGGTTTTGTCAGGGGGTTGCGCGAGGCTTGGGTCCGGCTTGAGTTCCGGTCCGGATTTTTCCGATCTTGGGGGTTTCGTGCGGCGGCTCGAATACAAGTGGATGGTCGGCATCACCTTTGTCCTGGCGCTGATCATGCAGATCCTGGACGTCACCATCCTGAACGTCGCGCTGGCGACCTTGGGGCGGGAGTTCCGGGTCGACGCCGCCGCCCTGCAGTGGGTGCTCACCGGTTACATGATCAGCCTCGCCGTGTTCATCCCCTCCTCCGGTTGGATCGCCGACCGGTTCGGCAGCAAGCGGACCTTCCAGTCGGCCGTGGTGATCTTCACGCTGGCCTCCGTGCTGTGCGGGATGTCCACCGAGATGTGGCAGCTGGTCGGCGCTCGGGTGTTGCAGGGTGTTGGCGGCGGCATGCTGGTGCCCGTTGGTCAGGCGATGCTTTTCCGCACCTTCCCGCCCCACGAGCGCGCCAAGGCCGGGGCCGTACTGTCCATTCCGGTCACCATCGCCCCCATGCTGGGCCCCGTGCTCGGCGGCCTTCTCGTGGAATACGCGAGCTGGCGCTGGATTTTCTTCATCAACGTTCCCGTCGGCGCGCTGGCGCTGGTCTTCACCGTGCTCTTCCTCAAGGAGGAGGCGCGTAGCGATCCTGGGCGGTTGGACCTGCCCGGGTTCGTGCTCGCCGGGGCAGGACTCGCTACCCTGCTCTACGGCCTGGACCAAGGCGCCCAGCTCGGTTGGGGCGAAGCCCAGGTGTGGCTGAGCCTCATCGCCGCTGTGCTGCTTATCGGCGGGCTGATCTGGCGGGAGCTGACAGTTCGCGCCCCGATGCTCGACCTGCGGCTGCTGACCGACCGGTTGTTCGGCACCGGCAACGTGCTGCTGCTGTGCCAGACCGGGGCGATGTTCGGGGTGCTGTTCCTCATCCCGCTGTATCTGCAGAACCTGCGCGGGGTGTCCCCCATGCACGCCGGCCTGGTACTCATGCCGCAGGCAATGAGCATGCTGCTGACCACCCAGGTGATCAGCCGGATCTACGGCCGGGTCGGGCCGAAGCGGTTGATCCTGGCCGGATTCGCGGTGCAGATCGCCATCGGCCTCGGACTCCAGCTCCAGGGCGTCGACACCTCGCTGTGGTTCCTTGTCGCGTTGCTCGCGGTGCAGGGGGTGGCGATGGGGCTGCTGATGACGCCGGTGCAGACCGCGACGTTCGCCCGCATCTCCGGTGCGGCTATGGGGCAGGCCAGTTCGATGTTCAACGTCAGCCGGCAAGTCGCCACCGCGCTGGGCACCGCGATCGTGGCGACCGTGCTGGTGGTGCTGACCGAACGCGGCATGTCCACAGTGGATCCCGCGGCGGCCGGTCAGGTCGCCGCAGCGCAGCTGGGTGGTTACCACGGCGCGTTCCTGGTCTCCGTGCTGTTCGCGGGGCTGGGCCTGCTGGTGGGGCTGCGGGTGCGCGACGCCGACGCGGTGGCCAGCCTGGACACCACGACGGTGAAGGCACAGCCGGGTGAACGCACGCCGTCGGAAACCGTGAGATAGCTCAAGCTCGCCCCACTTCCGGACCGGCCCGGGCAGTATGTGAGGGGTGACCGACATGCCGCACGCCGATCAGGTTCGCAACCACGCCCGCTGGCGCCCGGGCTGGCACGCCGGGCGCACCGGCTACGCATGGCTACTGCCGCTGGCCGACCAACCCGGACTGCGCAAGCTGGTGAACGACTACCAGTACGCGCTGCGGGACCTGCCAGGTTTCGACCTCGTCCCGCTGGAATGGATGCACATTCTGGTGCAGGAGATCGGTTTCACCGACCAGGTCCACCAGTCGCGCATCGAGCCCCTGCTCGAGGCGGCACGGACCCGGCTGGCATCCGTGCCGCCCCTCACCCTGGCGTTCCACCACGCCGTGGTGCTGCCGGAGTCGTTGTCGCTGCCCGCCGAACCGCAGTCGACGGTGCTCGATCTGCGCGCCGCGGTGCGGGAAGCGACCGCCGAGGTCCTCGGTGAATCAACGGTGCCGGCCGAGCCTGAGGACATCGACAAGTACGTGAGCCTCGCCCACTCCACCACCGACGGTCCGGCGATCTTCGCCATCGCCACGCTCAGCGCCACCGTTGTGGAGCCAACCACGGCCAAGGTGTCCGCGCTGTCGCTGGTCAAGCTCAACCGGGATCACTCGTGCTCCGAGTGGGAAACCATCGGCGAGGTCCCCCTCGGCGCCACGGGCTGATTTCCGCTGAAATCGTCGCCGCGCTGAGCGGAGTACCGTCGGAGGCAACCGGTTCCGCCAGGTCAGGAGGCAGCGGTGTCCACGGCAACAGTCATCATCGTGATCGCCCTCGTCGTGATCGCCGCCGCGGTCTGGTGGTCCCGCCAGAAAGCCGTGGCGCACCAGCAGAAGCAGCTTGAGGACGCCAAGGCGGAGGCGCGGCGCTGGGTGGAGCGGCTGGGTGGTCAGGTGCTCAACCTCGTCGGCACCAACGAGGCGGCCAAGCAGGCGCTCGCCGACGCAGCGGAACGGCACGGCGCGGCGGTCTCCCAGCTCGACCAGGCGAACACGGCCGCGCAGGCGCGCCTGACCACGGAATCCGCGTTGGAAGGGCTCTACTACGTGCGTGCCGCGCGAATCGCGATGGACATGGATCCGGGCCCGGAGCTGCCCGACCTGTCCGGCCAGCGCGGCGCGGGCAAGGTCACCGAATACCGCGAGGTCGAGGTGGAAGGCCAGCGCCAGATGGCGTCGCCGAACCCGACCGAGCAGACCCCGCACTACTACCCGGGCGGCACGGTCGCCGGACGACCCGTTCCGCAGGGTTGGTACAGCGAACCGTGGTGGAAGCCAGCCCTGGTCGGAGGCGCGTGGGGCGTGGGCTCGTTCCTGCTGATGGGCGCGCTGTTCGGCGGTATGGCCGGGGTCCCCGCGGAGGCCGCCTACGCGGACGGGTTCCAGGATGGCATGGGCTTCGACGGCAGCGATCCGGGCTTCGACGGCGGCGGTCAGGGCTTCGACGGCGGCGACATGGGGGACAGCGGCTTCGACGGGTTCGACGGCTTTGACATGGGCGGCTTCTAACCCCGGTTGATGGCGATCTCAATAGAAAGCGACGTGCTGCAAACAGGATGGAAACGCTCATTGAAATCGGCTACTCCGCCTGGCAGGTGGGGCACCAATAGAGTTTGCGGGCGGACAGGTCCGCACCGGCGACCGGTGTCGCGCACACCAGGCAGGGCATCCCGGCCCGCCGGTAGACGTAGACCTCGCCGCCGTGCCGGTCCTGTCGGGGCGCTCGGCCGGTGACCTCCGGCAGGTGCTCCGGTCGCACGGTGTCGATGCGGCCGACGCGCACGCCGGCGGCCATCAGGGCCACGAGATCGGCCCAAATGGATTCCCACTGCTCGCGCCCGAGCGACCGGCCGGGCGTGTAGGGCGGGACGCCGTGCCGGAACAGCACCTCGGCCCGGTAGACGTTCCCGACGCCAGCCAGCACCTTCTGGTCCATCAGCAGGGCGGCAATACTCGTGCGGGAACGCGAGATCCGCTGCCAGGCGCGCTCGGGTTCGGCATCCGGGCGCAGCGGGTCGGGCCCCAGCCGCCCGCGCAGCGCGGCGACCTCCTCGCCGGTCAGCAGCTCGCACGCGGTCGGGCCGCGCAGGTCCGTCCAATGTGTACGGCCAACGACGCGCATCCGCACCTGGCCGCGCGGTTCGGCCAATGGGAGCTCGGACTCGGTGAACGTGCCGTACAACCCGAGATGCACGTGGACGACCCGGTCCGGGCCGTAAAAGTGGAACAGGTGCTTGCCGTGCGCCTCGGCCCGCTGGAACAGCGAGCCGTCCAGCAACGAAGCACTGGTGGCGAACCTGCCCTGCGGGCTGTGCACCTGGACCTCGGTGCCGCCGAAGAGGTCGCCGTGCAGCCCGGCGAGCCGGTGCAGCGTATGGCCTTCAGGCATGTCGACGTTCCGTCCGCGTCAAGCGAGGATCCACAGCACGACGGACTCCACGAAGTACGCAACCACGCACCACAGCGCGACGAACAGGCCACGCCGAACGGGCCGATCACGATCCCGGAACACCACCCCGGCCAGCAGCGAAACGACCAGCATGAGGAAGCCGCCCACGATCAGCCACACGCCGACACCGAGCATGCAATCGGGCTGGGCGCAGACCGAGCCTCGGCCACCGGCCAGGACAGGCGCGAGCGCGCGTTGCCCGAAATACAGCACCAACACCCCGACCGCGGTTCCCGCCGCTGCCACCAGTGGTGTCAGCAGTGCCGCGGTCGGACGCGCCGTTGCCATGGTCAGTTGCCCGGCAGAGCCGGGGGCTCGCCGGTCTCCTCGTACCTGGTGAGCAGGTCGATGCGGCGCTGGTGCCGACCACCCTCGAATTCGGTGGTCAGGAACGCCTCGACGATCTTTTCGGCCTCGTCGACGGAGTGCATCCGCGCACCGATGCCGGCCAGCAGCGCGTTGTTGTGCTGCCGAGCCAGCTTCGCGGTCTCGACGCTCCAGGCCAGCGCGGCGCGGGCGCCGGGGACCTTGTTCGCGGCGATCTGCTCGCCATTGCCGGACCCGCCGAGGACCAGCCCGAGGCTGCCCTCGTCGGCGACGACGCGGCGGGCGGTCTCGATGCAGAACGGCGGGTAGTCGTCCTGGGCGTCGTATTCCGCCGGACCGATGTCGGTCACGTCGTGACCCTTGTCGGTCAGCCACTTGACGAAGTGGTTCTTGAGTTCGAAGCCGGCATGGTCGGAGCCGATGTAGACGCGCACGCTGGCAGTCTGCCAAATAGCCCGCCTACCCCGCATACCCTGGTTAGGCTTGCCCCCGTGACCAGCGCGAACACCGAGGTGCACCGCGGCTGAGCGCACCCGGCCCGCGCTCTGCCGCCTCGCGCGCTGGCCGTCGAGGTGGCCGGCGGCCGGGAATGGAAGTGGCGCCGTGAAGTGGCTGGAGATCGCGCCGGACGTTTTCGTCCGGCGCTACGCCGAGCTGGACCTTTCGGTCGGGCTCGTGGTCGGCGCGGAGTCCGCGCTGGTGATCGACACGCGCGGTGACCACCAGCAGGGTTCGGAACTGGCCGACGCGGTGCGTCAAGTCACCGCACTGCCCTGGCAGGTCGCGATCACGCACGGCCATTTCGACCACTGCTTCGGCACCGATGCCTTCCTGCCCGCACCGGTCTGGGCGCAGGAGCGTTGCCCGGCGTACCTGGCCGCCACCGCGGACGAGCAGCGCGGCCAGTGGGTCGCGCACTACCAGCGCGAAGGCCACCCCGAAATCGCCGCCGCGCTTGCCGACTCCGTCCCGACCACGCCGGACCGGCTGGTCCCCGAACGAGCCGATCTCGACCTGGGTGGCCGAACCGTGCAGCTGCGGCACCTCGGACTCGGGCACACCGACCACGACCTGGTCATCGCGGTCCCCGACGCCGGGGTGGTGTTCGCCGGTGACCTCGTCGAGCAGGGCGCGCCCCCTGACTTCGGCGACTCCCACCCGGAACACTGGCCATCCACAGTGGACGCCCTGCTGGCACTCGACCCGATCACGGTCGTACCCGGACACGGCGGCCCGGTCGACCACGCCTTCGTCCGCACGCAGCACGCCGAACTGACCCAATTGGCCGTCGCCTGCCGCGAATACCGCACCGGCCGGGCGTCTTGGGACCAAGCGGTTCGCCGCTCACCCTTCCCCGCGGACACCACCCGCGACGCGTTGCGACGGGTCCGCTGATCTCCACTTCCCCAGGATCAACTAGACCGTTCAGATCCATATACTAGGCCGTTCGGCCGCATTGTGCGGCGGAGTGGATCCGAATAGCGCCCACGCACGTCATTCTTTGCGAAACAGGGGGGTTCTGCCGAGGAGGGGCGCGTGCCTGACAACGTGGGTGCGGACATCGGCGCTGCTGAGCGGATGGTTCAGCAGTGGCAGGAGCGGGCTGCGGAGAAGGCCGAGAAGTTCAGCCGGATGCAGCAGGAGATCGAGCAGATCGCGGTGACCGAAACCTCCCGCGACGGCTCGATCCAGGTGACCATCGGGTCGAACGGAATCCTGCGGGACCTCCAGCTGACCGAGAACGCCAGCAACCGCCCGATGGCGAAACTGGCTGCCGAGATCATGCGCGCCGTGCAAGCGGCGCAAGCGAGGGTCCCGGCACTGATGCAGCAGGCGGTGGCCGACACGGTCGGACTGGAGGACCCCGCCGCCCAGCACGTGCTCGGCGAGGCGCGCAAGAGCTTCCCGGACCCACCCGCAGACGAGGACGAACCGCGGCAAGGCCGTTCCGGCGTGCCGCAGATGCGGTTCGGCATCGAGGAAGACTACGAGGAACCGCAGCGGCCGCAACCGCCGCAACGGCCCGCCGCCCCGCCGCCGCACCAACAGCGGCCATCACGTCGCCGCCCGGACGACTTCGACGACGACGACTTCGGCGACCGTTCGTTCCTGCGCTGAAGCACCTTACTGAGGGGAGCTGACGATGGCGGACCAGATGAACGTCGTCACCGAAAACCTGCGCGCCCATTCGTCCAAAGTGGATGGTGTGGTCGACCGGCTGAACACCGCGTTGGACGCCTCGCAGCAGGTGACCATGGACGACAGCGCCTACGGAATCCTGTGCCAGCCGTTCGCGATGATGCTGCAGCCCGTTGAGCAGAACGGGGTTCAAGCGTTGCAGAAGGCCGTCTCGGCGATGGAGGGCATCGCCGAGAACGTGCGTGGCGCCGCCGAGGACTACCAGTCCATGGACGACGACAACAGCTCCATGTTCCGTGGGATGCAGTGATGGCCGACAACGACCTGGTCGTCACCGAAGACACCCTCCAGAAGGACCCGAACGAGACTCCCGACAGCATCAAGGGAGTCGGCATCCTGGAGTCCGCCCACGACATCAAGAGCCTGGAAGACGGGTCCAGCTGGGTGGAAGCCGGGCTGGCCTACGGCGGCATGGCGATGGAAGTCGCCAGCATCGCGATGGACCCGATCGGCACCCTGGCGTCTTACGGCGTCTCGTTCCTCATCGAGCACGTGCAGCCGCTCAAGGAAGCGCTGGACTGGTTCGCCGGCGACCCCGACGGCGTCAAGGCCTACGGCCAAACCTGGGGGAAGGTCTCCGAAGCGGTCAAGGCAGCCGTGGAGGAGTACAACAACGCGGTCAAGGGCGACACCGCGGAGTGGACCGGCGCGGCGAGTGACGCCTACCGCAAGCAAGCGGCCGAGAAAGCCGATGCGGTGGCCAGCGCCGGTGAGCTGGCCGGAACGCTCAGCACGGTCGTCACGATCATGGGCGAGGTCGTCTCTTTCGTCCGCGAGTTCGTTCGCGATCTCGTCGCCGACTGTGTCTCCCGGCTCATCACCTACGCCCTGGAAGCGCTGGGCACCTTCGGACTCGGTACGCCGGTGATCGTCGCCCAGGCGACCGCCTTCATCTCCAAGACCGTGTCGAAGATCGGTGAGGTCGTCAAGAAGCTGATCAAGACGATCAAGAACGTCGCGCCGAAGATCAGCAAGATGGTCGAGGTCCTGGGCAAGGTCATCAAGAAGCTCGGGGATATGCCGGACAAGTTCGCCGAAGGCGCGTGGAAGAAGGTCGACGACGTCTTCGGCACCAACATCGTCGGCAAGCACAACGCCAAGTTCGGCGGCGGCGGCAGGAGCCTGCCCGACGGCGGCGGATCCGACGGCGGCTCGGGGTCCGGTTCGGGCTCGAACGGGTCCGGTTCGGGCTCGGGTTCGAACGGAACTGGGTCGGGTTCCGGCGAGACCGGTTCGGGATCGGGTTCGGGAGGCAACGGTTCTCACTCGGATTCCGGCAGCGGTTCCCGCTCGGATTCCGGCTCGGGCAACGGCAGTTCCGGCTCCGGCTCAGACAGCGGCTCCGGCTCCGGCTCCGACCACAGCCCAGGTTCGGACAGCGGTTACAACTCCGGCTCCGACCACAGCCCAGGTTCGAGTGGTCCCGCGAGCCCGCGCTCGGATACGTCGTCCGACGGTCCGGCGCGCTCCCACAGCACCGACTCAGGGGGTTCGCACTCGTCCGGCTCGTCGCCGGGATCTCACTCCGCCCCCGACGGCCCAGCTTCGTCGTCCGGCGGTGGCCCGTCGCACGATGGCGGCGGTTCTAGCAGCGGCCACTCCGCCGGGAACGGCTCGGCGGCCGATTCCCCCAGCTCGCCCGGCGGCGGACACCTGCCGGACGGCCCGCGCACCACGTCGTTCTCCGGCGATCTCTCCGGCAGCCCCGATGTGGGCGGCTCGCACGGCTCGCCCAATGGAAGCTCCAGCCCCGACCTCGGTGGCGGCTCGTCGCACGGCGGCTCAAGTCCTGATGGCGGCGGATCACCTGGCGGCAGCCACTCGTCCGGCAGCCACTCGTCCGGCAGCCACTCGTCCGGCGGCAGCAGCACCGGCGGCGGAATGCCCGGCGGTGGCGGGACTTCCGGCGGCGGGATGCCCGGTGGTGGCGGCAGCCACGCACCGTCTTCGTTCGACCGGCCGAACCCGAACACCCCGTCCAGCACCAGTTCGTCCAGTGTGGACGCGCCTGAGGCACACGCTCCTAGCCCCACGGCGTCGCCGAACCCGCCCCGCGCCGACCAGCCGCCCGCCAGCGCCCCGGCGGGCGGCCCGACGGGTGGTGGCGGCATGGCAGGTAGCCCCGGCGGCGGTGGTGCGAGCCCGAGTGGCGGCGGAAGCCGTCCAGGCAGCGGTGGCGGCTGGACCGGCACGCCGGGCAGCCCCGGCGCGGCGGGACGTCCGCCTTCGACCCCGGACGGTCCGCCTCGCCCACGTGGCCCAGAAGGCAGCGGGCCCCGCACACCGGAACGCCCCACCGCGGCGCCTCGCGGATCGGCTGGCCCGGACGCACCGTCTCGCCCACGCAGCGGGCCCGACAGCCCGTCCCGGCCGACGGGTCCCGACGGTCGCGGCCCGGGCGGCACCGGAACGCCGCGCACCGACGCGCCGGGCTCCCGCCCGGACGCACCGTCCCAGCGGCCCACCCACCCCAACAACGGCCCAGGCCAACGCCCCGACGCGGGGGGCCCCGGCTCGACCAAACCGGACAGCCCGAAGACCCCGGACACCACGAAGACTCCGGACTCGACGAAAACCCCGGACTCGACGAAATCTCCGGACACCACGAGGCAGCCAGACGGCGCCAAGTCGCCCGACACGGCCAACCAGCCGGACTCGAAGCGCCCCGATCCCACCGACCCGGACCGCCCGAAGGACGGACCGGACTCCCAGAAGGAGCCCGACGGCTCGAAGGACGGGCCCGACTCCCAGCGAGAACCTGACGGGTCGGACAGCCCGAAGGACGGGCCGAACGATCCGGATCCCGACACCCCGGAGCCCGGCACTCCCGAATACGACCAGAAGATCAGCGACGGCGCCGACAACCTGAGGGAGACCGACGCCGGCATGTCGGGTCACACCGACCCGAACCACCAGAACCTCGCCGACCAGGTCCCCAACGACGGCAAGCACACCACCGTCGACGCCCATATGGGCCCGGACGGCCGCATCCAGATCGGCGGCCGCAGCTACTCGCCCGACGAGTTCGCCGACGTGCTGCGCCGCTCCGGCTGGGACGGGCAGAGCCCGATTCGCCTGGTCAGCTGCGACTCCGGCGATTTCGCCGGCGACCTG is a window of Saccharopolyspora phatthalungensis DNA encoding:
- a CDS encoding MDR family MFS transporter, whose translation is MRRLEYKWMVGITFVLALIMQILDVTILNVALATLGREFRVDAAALQWVLTGYMISLAVFIPSSGWIADRFGSKRTFQSAVVIFTLASVLCGMSTEMWQLVGARVLQGVGGGMLVPVGQAMLFRTFPPHERAKAGAVLSIPVTIAPMLGPVLGGLLVEYASWRWIFFINVPVGALALVFTVLFLKEEARSDPGRLDLPGFVLAGAGLATLLYGLDQGAQLGWGEAQVWLSLIAAVLLIGGLIWRELTVRAPMLDLRLLTDRLFGTGNVLLLCQTGAMFGVLFLIPLYLQNLRGVSPMHAGLVLMPQAMSMLLTTQVISRIYGRVGPKRLILAGFAVQIAIGLGLQLQGVDTSLWFLVALLAVQGVAMGLLMTPVQTATFARISGAAMGQASSMFNVSRQVATALGTAIVATVLVVLTERGMSTVDPAAAGQVAAAQLGGYHGAFLVSVLFAGLGLLVGLRVRDADAVASLDTTTVKAQPGERTPSETVR
- a CDS encoding 2'-5' RNA ligase family protein; the encoded protein is MPHADQVRNHARWRPGWHAGRTGYAWLLPLADQPGLRKLVNDYQYALRDLPGFDLVPLEWMHILVQEIGFTDQVHQSRIEPLLEAARTRLASVPPLTLAFHHAVVLPESLSLPAEPQSTVLDLRAAVREATAEVLGESTVPAEPEDIDKYVSLAHSTTDGPAIFAIATLSATVVEPTTAKVSALSLVKLNRDHSCSEWETIGEVPLGATG
- a CDS encoding Fpg/Nei family DNA glycosylase, whose protein sequence is MPEGHTLHRLAGLHGDLFGGTEVQVHSPQGRFATSASLLDGSLFQRAEAHGKHLFHFYGPDRVVHVHLGLYGTFTESELPLAEPRGQVRMRVVGRTHWTDLRGPTACELLTGEEVAALRGRLGPDPLRPDAEPERAWQRISRSRTSIAALLMDQKVLAGVGNVYRAEVLFRHGVPPYTPGRSLGREQWESIWADLVALMAAGVRVGRIDTVRPEHLPEVTGRAPRQDRHGGEVYVYRRAGMPCLVCATPVAGADLSARKLYWCPTCQAE
- a CDS encoding ribose-5-phosphate isomerase; amino-acid sequence: MRVYIGSDHAGFELKNHFVKWLTDKGHDVTDIGPAEYDAQDDYPPFCIETARRVVADEGSLGLVLGGSGNGEQIAANKVPGARAALAWSVETAKLARQHNNALLAGIGARMHSVDEAEKIVEAFLTTEFEGGRHQRRIDLLTRYEETGEPPALPGN
- a CDS encoding MBL fold metallo-hydrolase, whose amino-acid sequence is MKWLEIAPDVFVRRYAELDLSVGLVVGAESALVIDTRGDHQQGSELADAVRQVTALPWQVAITHGHFDHCFGTDAFLPAPVWAQERCPAYLAATADEQRGQWVAHYQREGHPEIAAALADSVPTTPDRLVPERADLDLGGRTVQLRHLGLGHTDHDLVIAVPDAGVVFAGDLVEQGAPPDFGDSHPEHWPSTVDALLALDPITVVPGHGGPVDHAFVRTQHAELTQLAVACREYRTGRASWDQAVRRSPFPADTTRDALRRVR
- a CDS encoding YbaB/EbfC family nucleoid-associated protein; the encoded protein is MPDNVGADIGAAERMVQQWQERAAEKAEKFSRMQQEIEQIAVTETSRDGSIQVTIGSNGILRDLQLTENASNRPMAKLAAEIMRAVQAAQARVPALMQQAVADTVGLEDPAAQHVLGEARKSFPDPPADEDEPRQGRSGVPQMRFGIEEDYEEPQRPQPPQRPAAPPPHQQRPSRRRPDDFDDDDFGDRSFLR
- a CDS encoding ESX-1 secretion-associated protein, with amino-acid sequence MADQMNVVTENLRAHSSKVDGVVDRLNTALDASQQVTMDDSAYGILCQPFAMMLQPVEQNGVQALQKAVSAMEGIAENVRGAAEDYQSMDDDNSSMFRGMQ